CAGCTCGCCGCTACCGCTGGCCCCGGCACCAGCGGCACGCACCGCGCCACCTTGTTGACGCGCTTCGGCTTCAGGCACCACTCGGCTGACCTTGCCATTGCGCAGCACCGCAAACCCTTGCATGCGCAAAGCCGACAGCAGCATCTCGTAGGCGGTGCGGGCATCGACCGGTACCTCGGACACCAGGGTCAGTTGTCCTTTCAGGCGTGGGTCCACGATGAAGTTCTGGCCGGTAAAGCGCGCCAATGCCGCCACAACCCCATCCAGCTCGGCATCCACAAAATTCAGCGTAATGTCGTTACCTTGCGGAAACTCGGCCGGGTCGGGCAGGTCGATCGGCGCAGCACTGCCGCCAACTCGCTGCGGAACCCGACGCGTCACGGCAGGAGAAGGCGTATTGCTATTGGCAAAGCGCGGGTCAGCCTGAGTACTGCGGACAGGCGTCTTGCCGACCGAAGCAAAAAACGAAGAAGGATCGGGGCCGGGTTCAGGCTTCTGACCATTGCTGGCACAGGCGCTCAACAGCACGGCTGCACCCAGGCTTAAAAGGAAGCGAGGCCGCAGCCCAGGAAGTCGTTTAGTCAAGGTACTCATAGTCAAAATATCGTTATTCCTGCTTGCTAGTCGTTGTGGCTATTCGCCATTGGGTTACACCCTGACGCTGAGGCCCCAAGGCCTCCAATAACTCTTTGAATCGTTGATCGTCGGCTTGTTTGGCTTGTGCGCGTCCTTCAAACTGCCCACCCTGCGGCCCCCACTGACCCTGACCTGCCAGGGTCAAATCCCCCGCCAAGGTACGCAGGCTTAACTGCACGCCCTGCCCCTTGCGGCTGACCGCCAATTGGTAATCCCCCAGTTCCGCCTGTGCGGCCAAAGCGGAACGTGCACTGCGCCAATCCAGCTCCAGCAAAGGCCCGGTTTCAGCGGCCAATGCCTGGCTGGGCCAGCGCAGCTGCAACTGTCCTTGCGGTTGCACGGTCTGCAGCAAGGGATGCAAACGCCCTAATAGCGCGGCGGGAGCCGCCAGGCTTTGACCCGAAATACGCCAACCCTGCAGGCTGGCTTGCAGACGCACAGGCTGATCCAGCCAGCCATGGCTCAATTCCATTTGTGGCCAGGGCGTCAGACGCCAGCGCCAGCGGACAGGGCCGGGAACGGTGCGGGCCAGCAGACCCGAACCGACTACCAGCAAGCCTTGCCCGGAAGCCAGACTGCCGTGGGCGGTTTCCAGCCGTAGCGGCAACTGCTCGGGCTGCCAGGCCAGCATCATGCGGGCAGGCAGAAAGGGCACGGCGGCCAACAGCAGGCACAGCACCAGCAAGGCCCACGCGGTGATCTTTGCCAGTTTTTTCATGAAGGCTCTCCTGCACGCAGCACAATGCGGCCATCCAGCAGACCGGCGCGTTCCCGGCTATCGACTACAGAGCGACTCAGGCTGACTTCCTGCACGGCAAAGCCCAGCACACGGGGGGCGTGCATCAACCAATCCATCAAGGCGGGAGCCGCCACGGCCTGGCAGACCAGAAC
This genomic window from Alcaligenes faecalis contains:
- the gspN gene encoding type II secretion system protein N — encoded protein: MKKLAKITAWALLVLCLLLAAVPFLPARMMLAWQPEQLPLRLETAHGSLASGQGLLVVGSGLLARTVPGPVRWRWRLTPWPQMELSHGWLDQPVRLQASLQGWRISGQSLAAPAALLGRLHPLLQTVQPQGQLQLRWPSQALAAETGPLLELDWRSARSALAAQAELGDYQLAVSRKGQGVQLSLRTLAGDLTLAGQGQWGPQGGQFEGRAQAKQADDQRFKELLEALGPQRQGVTQWRIATTTSKQE